One Amaranthus tricolor cultivar Red isolate AtriRed21 chromosome 1, ASM2621246v1, whole genome shotgun sequence DNA window includes the following coding sequences:
- the LOC130820381 gene encoding RING-H2 finger protein ATL1-like, which translates to MAIAPSFSSPPLMNLPSHHSSGNSNSFPVIAIAVIGILATALLLISYYIFVIKCCLNWHRIDLFNRFFSRVRDPIDEIEPSTANTTSPDGNSAVQKGLDEAIIRAIPVIKFRKSTSERKIHDLNIIQQQTPDSYECAVCLSEFEEGEKLRVIPNCCHAFHIDCIDVWLQSNANCPLCRSGISPASILYNTQQQIMGFPAPSQAQNHKTRNCDSFSGEDEDGDDENFVVIEIQGNNLNEPRLVSRGESRERIKGRKKLEHVCSMGDEFIDMRKNDEEFKVEPIRRSISMDLSSNRDFFIEIQESCRSNKDESNKVRRSIFSFGSGRSSSRCSVQPVHLDP; encoded by the coding sequence ATGGCTATCGCACCATCTTTTTCTTCTCCGCCATTAATGAACCTTCCTTCCCACCATTCTTCAGGAAACAGCAACAGTTTCCCTGTTATTGCAATCGCAGTAATCGGCATTCTCGCAACTGCACTTTTATTAATAAGTTACTACATTTTTGTCATCAAATGCTGCTTAAATTGGCACAGAATAGACCTTTTTAACCGATTCTTCTCTCGTGTTCGAGACCCAATTGATGAAATCGAACCATCGACAGCAAACACAACGTCTCCAGACGGTAACTCGGCTGTGCAGAAAGGTCTCGATGAAGCTATTATCCGAGCAATACCCGTTATTAAATTCAGAAAATCAACTTCTGAGAGAAAAATACACGACTTAAACATAATTCAGCAACAAACACCCGATTCATATGAATGTGCTGTTTGTTTAAGCGAGTTTGAAGAAGGGGAAAAACTAAGAGTAATCCCTAATTGTTGTCATGCTTTTCATATTGATTGTATTGATGTCTGGTTACAAAGTAATGCGAACTGTCCACTTTGTAGATCAGGGATTTCCCCTGCTTCGATTCTGTATAATACCCAGCAACAAATCATGGGTTTTCCTGCACCATCTCAGGCTCAGAACCATAAAACTAGAAACTGTGATAGTTTTAGTGGAGAAGATGAAGATGGTGATGATGAAAATTTTGTGGTGATTGAGATTCAAGGGAATAATTTGAATGAACCAAGATTAGTTAGTAGGGGAGAATCGAGAGAAAGAATTAAAGGGAGGAAAAAATTAGAACATGTTTGTAGTATGGGAGATGAATTTATTGATATGAgaaaaaatgatgaagaattcaaAGTAGAACCAATTAGAAGGTCAATTTCTATGGATTTATCAAGTAATAGAGATTTTTTCATTGAAATTCAAGAAAGTTGTAGGAGTAATAAGGATGAAAGTAATAAAGTTAGAAGATCTATTTTTTCATTTGGTTCAGGAAGAAGTTCATCAAGATGCTCTGTTCAGCCAGTTCATTTGGATCCATGa